The nucleotide window AGCGCCGGTGGCTGCCGCCGCCCGGCAGCAGGCTGTCGTGGTAGAACAGCCAGCTTTTACCGGCATGCTCGAGGATGGCCTGGTGATTCGTCGAGATCTTCAGGAAGTCGAGCACCACGCCGCGGTAGGTGAAGGGTCCCAGCGGCGAGGTGCCGGTGGCGTACACGATCTGGCCCGGCCAGCCGGTGGAGAACGTGAAGTAGTACGTGCCGTTGCGCTCATGCAGGAACGGCGCTTCGCCATAGGCTTTCCTGCCCGTCTTGTTGGCCTTGTCCGGCTTCTCGGTCTTGTCCAGGGGAGGCAAGCCGACGATCGCCACATCGAGGATCGGGCCGTCCAGCGTGACCATGTCGGCCTTCAGTTTCACGACTTTCGGCACGCGGGTGCCGAAGTACAGGTAGGCCTGTCCGTCCTTGTCGATGAACACGGCCGGGTCGATCGGCTCGTCGCCGGCATTGGTGTCGCGTGCCTTGTCGACCAGCGGCGTGCCGCGGGCATCCGCGAAGCCGCCGTCGGGGCGGTTCGAGACTGCCACGCCGATCGTGTCGCCGCCCACCGGCGCGTAGAAGTAGAACCTGCCATTGCGCTGCACCGCTTCCGGCGCCCAGGCCTTGGCATCCGGCCGCGCCCACTTGAAGACCTTTACGTCGAGCGGGATGCCGGCATCCGTCCACGTCTGCATGTCCGGCGACGTGTACAGGCGCCACGTCGTCGAATCCCAGTAGTTACCGGAGTTGCTCGCGTCGTCGGTGGCGTACAAATAGAACTTGCCACCGCCTTGCGTCGTGCCGTCTTGCGTCGTGAAATAGTGCGGCGACGGATCGGCATTGAAGCGTTGCGCGATCGGCTGGCCGGCATTGGCGGTGGCGGCGGTAGCGGAAGCGGCGAGCGCGAGCAGCAAGGCGGGCAGGCAGGACATCGGGCGGGGCATCGGGTCTCCAGTGGGTGGCGCGGTTCGGATGCGTGATGGTAGCGCGGCGCGCGGCCCGGATTGCGCTGATTTTGTGGTTGTGTCAACATGTTGATTATTGTTTGCGGAGGTGCGCGATGTCCAGACTGCCAAGGCTGCCCAGACTGTCCACGCTGCTGGCACCGCCGCTGATTGCCGCGGCCCTGCTGCACCTGTCCGCGCAGGCGCAAGTCACGCCAGCGGCGCCGCCGGCCTATGACGCGGCGCTGGCGCAATCGCTCGGCGGCAGCGAGCAGGGCATGCGCCCCTATGTGCTGGTGCTGCTGAAAACCGGTACGACGCCGGTGCCGAAAGGCGCGGAACGGGACCGCATGTTCGCCGGCCACTTCGCCAACATGGAGCGGCTGGCGAAGGAGAAGAAGCTCGTTGTGGCGGGTCCGCTGGACGGTGTGAACGGCCTGCGCGGCATGTTCGTGTTCGCCACCGCCGACATCGATGAAGCCAAGGCGCTGGTAGCCACCGATCCCGTCATCGTCCAGGGCGAGATGGTGGCCGAGTACCACAAGTTCTTTTCCACGGCCGCGCTGATGGCCGTGAACGATATCCACCACCGCATCCGCAAGAAATAAGGAGACCACCGTAGTGATCAGAGCCCGCTATCAAGCCATCTTCCTCGCCGTCCTCGCGCTCGGCCTGGCCGGCTGCAAATACCTGCCGCACGACGACGGCCGCTCCTGCGACAAGCTGGTCGACTGGAACGACCGCAAGGCCTGCAAGGAGAAAGCCGCCACCGAGTCGAAGGAATGGGAAAAGCGCGACAAGTAGATTGGCTCCGGCAGTGGAGGAAGGTTGCATCGCGTACAATCACGCGCCGACTTGGATCGGCCCCATCAACCATACTCCGAGACGAATGAAGCCATTTCGCACTTTGCATTCCGCCCCGCGCGGCCTGGCGCGCACCGCGCTGGCCCCCGCATTGTTCTCCACCCTGTTCTCCACGCTGGCGCTGGCCGGCGCCGCGCAGGCCGCGACGGCCAGCCTGAATGAAGCCTGGCAGTTCCACCGTGTCGACGGCAAGCAGGCCATCACCGCCGACAAGGTGCCGGCCGGCGCCTGGAGCACGGTCGACCTGCCGCACGCGGCGCACATCGAGCCGCGCGTGCCGACCGCGCCATGGCAGGGCACCGTGTTCTACAGGAAGACCTTCGACGCCGCGCTGAAGCCGGGCGAGCGGGCCATCCTGCGCTTCGAGGCGGTGATGAACGTGGCCGATGTCTGGCTGAACGGCAAGCACCTGGGCCAGCACCTGGGCGGCTACTTGCCGTTCGCGTTCGACGTGACCGGGCTGCTGAAGGCGGGCGGCAAGAACGAAGTCGTGGTTCGCGCGAACAACAAAGATAACGCTATCACCGGCCCGAAGCCGCTGAAGGACCTGGACTACATCCAGCACGGCGGCATGTACCGCGGCGTGAGCCTGATCACCAAGCCGGCGGTGCACATCACCGATGAGATGCTGGCCGCCACGCCGGCCGGCGGCGGCGTGTTCGTCACATTCCCGCAGGCCGGCAAGGAGAAGGCCACGGTGCAGGTGAAAACCGAAGTAGCCAATACCGCGAAGGTGGCGCGTACCGTCACCGTGCGCAATACGCTGGCATGGCAGGGCAGGGAAGTCGCCCGCGCCGAGCAGCAGGTCACGCTGAAGGCGGGCGAACGCCGCCACGTGACGATGCCGCTCGACGTCGCGCAGCCGCAGTTGTGGTCGCCGCAGGCGCCGAACCTGCATGTGCTGGACACCGCGGTCGTGGGCGAAGGCGCCGGCGACAGCGTGCAGACCCGCATCGGCATCCGCCGCCTGTCGTTCGACAACCAGCACAAGCTGGTGCTGAACGGCGAACCGCTGCAGCTGCGCGGCGTGAACCGCCACCAGGAATATCCGCACGTTGGCTACGCGCTGTCGCCGCAGGCCGAATACCGCGACGCGCTGCTGGTGAAGAAATACGGCTTCGACTACATCCGCCTGTCGCACTATCCGCAGTCCCCGGCCTTCATGGCCGCGGCCGATGAACTGGGCCTGCTGGTGATCCCGGGCGTGCCGGGCTGGCAGTACTTCAACAAGGATCCGGCCTTCAGCCGGCAGGTCATCAAGACCTGCGAAGACATGATCCGCCGTAACCGCAACCACGCCAGCGTGCTGGCCTGGGAATGCTCGCTGAACGAGACGGACATGCCGGACGCGTTCGTCGACACGCTGCACAAGACGGTGCACACCGAGTATCCGGGCGACCAGGCCTTCTCGGTGGGCTGGCTGCCGCGCTCCTACGACATCTACATGCAGGCGCGCCAGCACAGGATCGGCGACAAGCACCCGCTGCCGAAGAAACCCCTGATCGTTTCCGAGTACGGCGACTGGGAATACTATGCGATGAACGCGGGCTTCAACCAGGGTGCCTGGAGCGACCTGAAACCGGCCGACCGGTCCAGCCGCCAGCTGCTGTCGCAAGGCGAGAAGCACCTGCTGCAGCAGGCCGCCAACGTGGCCGAGGCGCATGACGACAACTTCACCACGCCGGCCTTCGCCGATGGCTACTGGGTGATGTTCGACTACGCGCGCGGCTATGCGCCCGACCTGGAAGCTTCCGGCGTGATGAGCATCGACCGCCTGCCGAAGTTCGCGGCCGAATTCTTCCGCTCGCAGCGCAGCCCGGAACAGGCGAATGCGCAGTGGGGCGGCGGCCCGATGGTGTTCATCGCCAGTTACTGGACGCCGGAATCGTCGCCGCGCGTGCGCGTGTTCACGAACGCCGAGGAAGTGGAACTGCGCCTGAACGGCAAGGTCGTGGCCCGCAAGAAGGCGGCGCCGTCGTCCACGCACCCAAGGCTGAAGCATCCGCCGGTGGAATTCGATACCGGCGGCTTCCAGCCGGGCGAGCTGGTGGCCGTGGCCTACACGGGCGGAAAGGTAGTGGCCGAGCACAAGGTGCGCACGCCGGGTGACGCGGTGAAGCTGGACTTGGCGCTGGACGACATGGGCGTGCCGCCCGCCGTGGGCGACCTGGTGTTCGCGCGCGCCCGCCTGGTCGACGCCAACGGTACCACCGTGCCGCGTTCCGGCGAGGCGGTGACATTCACGGCCGACCCGGGCTATGAAGTGATCCACAGTCCGCAGGCAAGCACCGAGGCGGGCATCGCCAGCGTGCTGGTGAAGGTGCGCCAGCCGAACGGCACGCTGGGTGCCGCTGCTGGCAAGCTGCAGGGCTCGCTCGCGCCGAAGTAAGGTTTTGGGTGGAAGCATACCCAAGTGCAAATTCAGGGTACGCTTCGATGGTGCTCAGATAAGCCTACCCCACGTGCAAATTCCGGGGTCAGACCCGACGGGTCTGACCCCAGCACTTCGCTGTTGGGGTGAATGCATGCACTTCCAATGTGTCGGGATACCGTTAACTTAGCGGCATGAGGGGAGTCCTGCACTGCTGATATTGCCGAGTATCGGTCCGCATTGTCGAGTAACGGTACGTATTGCCAAGTATCCGCGCGGTTCGGCGGGAAACCGTGAGTATTGGTGAGTATCGTGCCATACCGCCGGTCAGCAATGACTGGAATGTAACATCAACGCGACACATTGTTAAAACTTCACCTGGGAAAAACTTTACCTGCGGCAATAGCGGCGTAATAATGGGGTGCGACCTGCAAGCGTGTCGCGCCGGTTCGCCGCCAGGCGGATCCACCTCATCGATACCAGGACCCGCCATGAACATCGCCGCCGCCCCCGCCCGCACTGCCGTCAAATCCGATCTCCGCGCCGACGCGCGGGACATCAGCAGCGCCGTGGACCGGGTACAGGCCATCATCGAATTCCAGCTCGACGGCACCATCATCCACGCCAACGAGAACTTCCTGGCCACGCTAGGCTACACGCTGGACGACGTGGTGGGCCGGCACCATTCGATGTTCTGCGACCCCGACTACGTGCGCTCGCCCGAGTACGAGGCATTCTGGGCGAGGCTGCGCCGCGGCGAATTCGAGCGTGCGCAGTATCGCCGCATCGGCAAGGGCGGCCGCGATGTGTGGATCGAAGCATCGTACAACCCGATCCTCGACGAGGATGGCAAGCCGTGCAAGGTGATCAAGTTCGCCTGCGATATCACGGCCCACAAGGTGCGCGCCAACGAGCACGCGGGCCTGGTGAGCGCCATCGACAAGGCCCAGGCGGTCGTCGAGTTCGACATGAACGGCATCCTGCTGGACGCCAACGCGAACTTCCTGGCCGTCACCGGCTACGAACTCTCCGACGTCAAGGGCGAACACCACCGGGTGTTCTGCGAGGACGACTACGCGGCCAGCCTGGAATACCGCAAGTTCTGGCAAAAGCTCAACCGCGGCGAGTTCGATGCCGGCCGCTACAAGCGGGTCGGCGCGGATGGCCGGGTGATCTGGATCCAGGCCACCTACAACCCGATCTTCGGCCTGGACGGCAAGCCCGTCAAGGTGGTCAAGTTCGCCACCGACATCACTGCCCAGGTGGCGCTGGAAGAGGAAGTCGTGCGCCGCAACGAGGCCGACCGCCGCAAGGTGGCGCTGCTGCTGGCCCAGGTGGAACGCGCCGCGCACGGCGACCTGACCGGCACGCTCGAGATGAACGGCAGCGAGCCGGTCGACCAGCTGGGCGCCGGCGTCGGCAAGATGATTGCCGACCTGCGCGGCGTGATCGCGCACGTGGTGTCCGAAGTGGCGCGCCTGTCGGTATCGGCAGGCACCATCGCCGAGCGCTCGAACGTGGTGGCGGGCGGCGCCCAGGCGCTGGGCGCCACCGTCGAGGAAATGAATGCGTCGGTTGACGGCCTGACCGCGTCGATCGCCACCATCGCGCGCGGCGCCGACGAAGCCAACACGCTGGCGCAAAGCACGAAGGAAGCCGCCGAGACGGGCGCCAAGGCCGTGGCCCGCTCGATCGAGGCGATGGCGCTGATCAACCAGTCGTCGGAAGACATCAGCGAGATCGTCAAGGTGATTGGCGAGATCGCCAGCCAGACCAATATGCTGGCCTTCAACGCGGCGATCGAGGCGGCGCGCGCCGGCGAGCATGGCCTGGGCTTCTCGGTGGTGGCCGACGAAGTGCGCAAGCTGGCCGAACGCTCGTCGCAGGCGACCAAGGAAATCTCCAAGCTGATCACGGAATCGGTCAAGCGCGTGGCGCAGGGCAGCGAGATCTCGCGCCAGGCCAGCGATGCGTTCGACCGTATCGCCACCGGCGTGGAGCGCACGTCGGTGGCGATCGGCGACATCTCGGCGTCGGTCAACGAACAGTCGCTGTCGGCCCGCGAGGTGGCGGTGGCGATCGCCCACATCTCCGAGGAATCGGAAAAGTCGGCCGGATCGTGCGACAGCATCGCCGTGCAGACCGAAGAGCTGAACCGCACGGCCTCGGAACTGAACCAGACGGTTTCCGGCTTCACCGTCTGAGCGGCGCGGCGCAACCATGCATACGCTTCAGATGACCGCGGCCGGCGTGCCCCCGGCGCCGGAGGTGCACGCCGCCGCCGAGGCGATGGCCGCCGCGCGCGCGGCCGCCGCACGGGCGCTGGTCGACGCGGCGGGGCTGGAACTGTTCGGCTCCTTCCACCTGGGCGGCGCCGAGTTCGCGCTCCCGGCACTGGCGATCCGCGAAGTGGTCGGCTACCCGGAGCGGGTGACGCGCATGCCGCTGTCGCCGGATTGCCTGGAAGGCATCTTCACGCTGCGCGGCACGGCGATCCCGATCGTCAACCTGGCGCGCATCTTCGATCCGTCGGCGCCGCCGGCCAGTGCGGCACAGAAGATCGCCATCCTCGACCACGAGGAAGTGCTGGTCGGCCTGGTGTTCGACGCCACCGGCGAGGTGCTGCGCGTGCGCCCCGAGCAGCGCAGTACCGTGAGCTATGGCGGCGGGCGCTCATCCGTGATCGGCGGCACGATCCTGCTGGCCGACGGCGAGCGCCTGCTGCAGGTGCTGGTGCCCGAGGCGCTAGTGCGCATCGATAACGTGCCGCAGGTGCGGTCGATGTCGGCCGCCGCGCGGGCCGCCGAGCGTGCGCGCTTCCTGCGCCATGCCGAGGCGCGCAAGTGCCTGTGCTTTTCCGCAGGCGGCACGTCGTTCGCGTTCGCGATGACGGCCGTGCAGGAAATCATCGCCGTGCCCGAGCTGCGCACGTCCGTGATGGCCGGGCCGCTGTGCAAGGGCTGGATCAACTTCCGCGGCCGCGCCGTCGGCATCGTGGACTTCGCCGCGCTGGTCGGCGGCGTGCCCACGCAGGCGCACGACACGGCGCGCCGTATCCTGATCGCCCGCATCGGCGAGGAACTGCTGGGCTTCGTGGTCGATTCGGTCGACACCATCATCCACTACTTCGACAGCGACGTGCTGCCGATCCCGCTGCTGGGCACGCGGCGCGGCGCGATGTTCCGCGGCTGCCTGCCGCGCGCCGATGGCCCGGACACGCTGTTCCTCGACCACGCGCATGTGCTGGGCGATACGGAACTGGCCGAAGTCTGCGCCGGCCACCGGCGCATTTATGGCGATGAGGCAGCAGGCGAGGCGCAGGCAGCGAAGAACGCCGGTGCCGCCGCGGCGCGCAAGCAGGTCTACCTCGCGTTCGCACTGGGCAGCCCGTGGGCGGCCGACATCGGCCAGGTGCGCGAGCTGATCCCGTATGCGCCCGGCATGACGCGGCCGCCCGGCGCGCCGGATTGCGTGCACGGGATGCTGCACCTGCGCCACCAGGTGATTTCCGTGATCGACCTGCGCCGGCTGTACGGCATGCCGCCGCTGGACGATACCGCGGAGTGCCGCATCCTCGTGCTGGAACGGGGCACCGAGCGCTATGGCGTGATCGTCGACCGGGTCGACAGCATCGTGCACCTGCCGGCCAGCGCGCGGCGGCCGTCGCCGAAGATGCTGCGCGCCGGAGGCATGGCCGACATGCGCGCCGACGTCAGCGAAGTGCTCGAATTGCCGGACGGTTCCGTCAAGACGCTGTTCGAGCGGGACGCCTTCTTCGCCACGCTGGAGCGCGTGCTGGCACAGTAAGGCAGGGCGGGCCGCATCGCCCGCCGCCAGCTCATCGGCGCTCAGGCCGCGAAGCCGCCGTCGATCAGCAGGTCGGCGCCGGTAACGAATGCCGCTTCCGGACTGGCCAGGTAGGCGATCATCCCTGCCACTTCATCGGGATGACCATGCCGCGGCAGCGCCATCAGCCCATGCATCACCGCACCGAATTCGGCATTGGCGGGATTCATGTCGGTATCGACCGGGCCCGGTTGGACATTGTTGACGGTGATGCCGCGCGGCCCCAGGTCGCGCGCCATGCCTTTCGCCAGGCCGGTCAGCGCCGACTTGCTCATCGCATATACCGCGCCGCCGGCGAACGGCATGCGCAGCGCATTGGTGCTGCTGACGTTGATGATGCGGCCACCTTCGCCCATGTGCGCCAGCGCCGCCTGCGACGCGACGAAAACGCTGCGCACATTGACGGCCACGGTCTGGTCGAAATCTTCCAGGGAGAACTGTGCCACGTCGCCGAGACGGAGCACGCCGGCATTGTTGACGAGGATGTCGATGCGGCCGAAGCGGTCGGCCACCGCATCGATCGCGCCTTTCAGCGAGGCGGCATCGGCCGCGTCGGCGCGGATCGCCAGCGCGGTGCCGCCGGCCGCCGCGATTTCCGTCACCAGTGCTTCGGCCGCCGCCGCCGATGCGGCGTAGCCGATGGCGACCGTGGCGCCGTCGCGGGCCAGCCGGCGTGCCGTGGCGGCACCGATGCCGCGCGAACCGCCGTTGATGAAGGCGACTTTGCCGTCGAGGATCGTGGTCATGATGTGTTCCTTTGGAAGTGAATGGGATGAACACAGTATGGCCACGGCGAGACCATCGCGGTAGCGCATGAATGGCGGGTTCAGTTTCAACCTGCGGTATAAAATGACCGCATGGACACTGAACTGAGCAGCTATCTCGATGCCTTCCTCGCCGCTGCCGATGAGCACAGCTTTTCGGCCGCCGCGCGGCGCATGGGGATCACCCCGGCGGCGGTCAGCAAGAGCGTGGCGCGGCTTGAGGCGCGGCTCGGCGTGCGGCTGTTCCAGCGCAGCACGCGCAGCCTGGCGCTGACCACCGACGGCGAGCGGCTGTACGGCCAGGTGAGCCGGCCATGGCGCGATATCGGCGATGCCCTTACCGAATTGCGCCAGGGCGCCGGACAACCTGCCGGCTCGCTGAAGGTCGCGCTGGCCCATACGATGGGGCGCCTCTACATCCTGCCCCTCGTCGAGCAATTCGTGCGGCGTTATCCCGCCGTGGTGCCGGACATTCACTTCGACAATCGCCAGGCCGACCTGGTGGCCGACGGTTTCGACGTGGCGATCGGCGGCGGCATCGAACTGTCCGAGGGCGTGGTCGCGCGCGAACTGGCCCGCGTGCGCATCGTGCTGGCGGCCGCGCCGTCGTACCTGCGCGACCATCCCGCGCCCGCCGAACCTGGCGACCTGACGCGGCACGGCGGCGTCGTGCGCCGTTCGCTGGAGTCGGGCCGGGTGCTGCCGTGGGTGCTGAGCAATGCGGCGGGCGAGGAAGTGTTCGCGGCCGTGCGCCCGGTGGCCGTGATGAACGATCCGGAAGCGATGGCGCGCGCCGCCGCCAGCGGCATGGGCATCGCGCTGCTGCCGTTGCCGCACGCGCTGCCACTGCTCGACAGCGGGGAGCTGGTGCGCGTACTGCCGGGATGGCATGCCGGCAGCCGGCCGCTGTCGATCTATTATTCGAGCCGCAAGCTGCTGCCGGCGAAGACTCGGCTGTTCATCGATTTCATCGTCGCGCGCTTCGGCGAGAGCGGCTACCGGCAGCGCTTCGAGGCGCCATGACCGGCTGGACCAGGGGCGGCACCCTGCGTTATGCTCGCGTGATCGCATTCGGGGAGCATGCCATGGCCACCAGACATTCCCGCGCCAGCCTTCCGCCGCAATCCGGCGCGGGCGCCACGCCACCCGTGCTGCTTTCGGGCGGCAATCCGCAGATCGCCAAGGGCGACGGCGACGAACCAGTACAAGCCTATATCGCCGCCATGCCGGGCTGGAAAAGCGCGGCCGGCAAGCGGCTCGACGCGCTGATCGAACGCACCGTGCCGGGTGTGCGCAAGGCGGTGAAATGGAACTCGCCGCTGTATGGCGCCGGCGACACGGGCTGGTTCCTCGGGCTGCATTGCTTCAACCGCTACATCAAGGTCGCATTCTTCCAGGGCGCCTCGCTCCAGCCGCCGCCGCCGGTGGCCAGCAAGGGCGACGACACGCGCTACTTCCACATCCATGAGGACGATTTCCTCGACGAGGAGGCGCTGGCGGACTGGATCCGCCAGGCGGCCGCATTGCCGGGCAGGATGCCGTAGCAGCGAGGACTGCGGGGTCACACGGTTGTCATCAAAGTAGTTTAACTTTGACAACTATCTTTTCTCCCGGAGTCCATCGATGTCCCTGCCACGTTCCCCGTTCCTGTGCCGCCGCACCGGCCTGCCTTTCAACGCACTGGTGCTGGCGGTCGCAC belongs to Pseudoduganella albidiflava and includes:
- a CDS encoding methyl-accepting chemotaxis protein, translating into MNIAAAPARTAVKSDLRADARDISSAVDRVQAIIEFQLDGTIIHANENFLATLGYTLDDVVGRHHSMFCDPDYVRSPEYEAFWARLRRGEFERAQYRRIGKGGRDVWIEASYNPILDEDGKPCKVIKFACDITAHKVRANEHAGLVSAIDKAQAVVEFDMNGILLDANANFLAVTGYELSDVKGEHHRVFCEDDYAASLEYRKFWQKLNRGEFDAGRYKRVGADGRVIWIQATYNPIFGLDGKPVKVVKFATDITAQVALEEEVVRRNEADRRKVALLLAQVERAAHGDLTGTLEMNGSEPVDQLGAGVGKMIADLRGVIAHVVSEVARLSVSAGTIAERSNVVAGGAQALGATVEEMNASVDGLTASIATIARGADEANTLAQSTKEAAETGAKAVARSIEAMALINQSSEDISEIVKVIGEIASQTNMLAFNAAIEAARAGEHGLGFSVVADEVRKLAERSSQATKEISKLITESVKRVAQGSEISRQASDAFDRIATGVERTSVAIGDISASVNEQSLSAREVAVAIAHISEESEKSAGSCDSIAVQTEELNRTASELNQTVSGFTV
- a CDS encoding glycoside hydrolase family 2 protein — encoded protein: MKPFRTLHSAPRGLARTALAPALFSTLFSTLALAGAAQAATASLNEAWQFHRVDGKQAITADKVPAGAWSTVDLPHAAHIEPRVPTAPWQGTVFYRKTFDAALKPGERAILRFEAVMNVADVWLNGKHLGQHLGGYLPFAFDVTGLLKAGGKNEVVVRANNKDNAITGPKPLKDLDYIQHGGMYRGVSLITKPAVHITDEMLAATPAGGGVFVTFPQAGKEKATVQVKTEVANTAKVARTVTVRNTLAWQGREVARAEQQVTLKAGERRHVTMPLDVAQPQLWSPQAPNLHVLDTAVVGEGAGDSVQTRIGIRRLSFDNQHKLVLNGEPLQLRGVNRHQEYPHVGYALSPQAEYRDALLVKKYGFDYIRLSHYPQSPAFMAAADELGLLVIPGVPGWQYFNKDPAFSRQVIKTCEDMIRRNRNHASVLAWECSLNETDMPDAFVDTLHKTVHTEYPGDQAFSVGWLPRSYDIYMQARQHRIGDKHPLPKKPLIVSEYGDWEYYAMNAGFNQGAWSDLKPADRSSRQLLSQGEKHLLQQAANVAEAHDDNFTTPAFADGYWVMFDYARGYAPDLEASGVMSIDRLPKFAAEFFRSQRSPEQANAQWGGGPMVFIASYWTPESSPRVRVFTNAEEVELRLNGKVVARKKAAPSSTHPRLKHPPVEFDTGGFQPGELVAVAYTGGKVVAEHKVRTPGDAVKLDLALDDMGVPPAVGDLVFARARLVDANGTTVPRSGEAVTFTADPGYEVIHSPQASTEAGIASVLVKVRQPNGTLGAAAGKLQGSLAPK
- a CDS encoding SDR family oxidoreductase, whose amino-acid sequence is MTTILDGKVAFINGGSRGIGAATARRLARDGATVAIGYAASAAAAEALVTEIAAAGGTALAIRADAADAASLKGAIDAVADRFGRIDILVNNAGVLRLGDVAQFSLEDFDQTVAVNVRSVFVASQAALAHMGEGGRIINVSSTNALRMPFAGGAVYAMSKSALTGLAKGMARDLGPRGITVNNVQPGPVDTDMNPANAEFGAVMHGLMALPRHGHPDEVAGMIAYLASPEAAFVTGADLLIDGGFAA
- a CDS encoding YciI family protein codes for the protein MSRLPRLPRLSTLLAPPLIAAALLHLSAQAQVTPAAPPAYDAALAQSLGGSEQGMRPYVLVLLKTGTTPVPKGAERDRMFAGHFANMERLAKEKKLVVAGPLDGVNGLRGMFVFATADIDEAKALVATDPVIVQGEMVAEYHKFFSTAALMAVNDIHHRIRKK
- a CDS encoding LysR family transcriptional regulator; its protein translation is MDTELSSYLDAFLAAADEHSFSAAARRMGITPAAVSKSVARLEARLGVRLFQRSTRSLALTTDGERLYGQVSRPWRDIGDALTELRQGAGQPAGSLKVALAHTMGRLYILPLVEQFVRRYPAVVPDIHFDNRQADLVADGFDVAIGGGIELSEGVVARELARVRIVLAAAPSYLRDHPAPAEPGDLTRHGGVVRRSLESGRVLPWVLSNAAGEEVFAAVRPVAVMNDPEAMARAAASGMGIALLPLPHALPLLDSGELVRVLPGWHAGSRPLSIYYSSRKLLPAKTRLFIDFIVARFGESGYRQRFEAP
- a CDS encoding family 43 glycosylhydrolase; this encodes MPRPMSCLPALLLALAASATAATANAGQPIAQRFNADPSPHYFTTQDGTTQGGGKFYLYATDDASNSGNYWDSTTWRLYTSPDMQTWTDAGIPLDVKVFKWARPDAKAWAPEAVQRNGRFYFYAPVGGDTIGVAVSNRPDGGFADARGTPLVDKARDTNAGDEPIDPAVFIDKDGQAYLYFGTRVPKVVKLKADMVTLDGPILDVAIVGLPPLDKTEKPDKANKTGRKAYGEAPFLHERNGTYYFTFSTGWPGQIVYATGTSPLGPFTYRGVVLDFLKISTNHQAILEHAGKSWLFYHDSLLPGGGSHRRSIAIAPLEYGVDGSIRQVPLAAGAAVK
- a CDS encoding chemotaxis protein CheW, yielding MHTLQMTAAGVPPAPEVHAAAEAMAAARAAAARALVDAAGLELFGSFHLGGAEFALPALAIREVVGYPERVTRMPLSPDCLEGIFTLRGTAIPIVNLARIFDPSAPPASAAQKIAILDHEEVLVGLVFDATGEVLRVRPEQRSTVSYGGGRSSVIGGTILLADGERLLQVLVPEALVRIDNVPQVRSMSAAARAAERARFLRHAEARKCLCFSAGGTSFAFAMTAVQEIIAVPELRTSVMAGPLCKGWINFRGRAVGIVDFAALVGGVPTQAHDTARRILIARIGEELLGFVVDSVDTIIHYFDSDVLPIPLLGTRRGAMFRGCLPRADGPDTLFLDHAHVLGDTELAEVCAGHRRIYGDEAAGEAQAAKNAGAAAARKQVYLAFALGSPWAADIGQVRELIPYAPGMTRPPGAPDCVHGMLHLRHQVISVIDLRRLYGMPPLDDTAECRILVLERGTERYGVIVDRVDSIVHLPASARRPSPKMLRAGGMADMRADVSEVLELPDGSVKTLFERDAFFATLERVLAQ
- a CDS encoding DUF1801 domain-containing protein, which codes for MATRHSRASLPPQSGAGATPPVLLSGGNPQIAKGDGDEPVQAYIAAMPGWKSAAGKRLDALIERTVPGVRKAVKWNSPLYGAGDTGWFLGLHCFNRYIKVAFFQGASLQPPPPVASKGDDTRYFHIHEDDFLDEEALADWIRQAAALPGRMP